Within the Pseudomonas chlororaphis subsp. aurantiaca genome, the region GGTGAAGGCGAACAGCGCCTCGCGGGTGCCGTTGACCGGCAGCACGTTGCGCGCCGGGTCGATCCAACCATTGGGTACGCCAAAACGTCGTTCGCACCAGCTGGCGATGGCTTCGCGCAGGGCGGGGAGACCCAGGGTCGTCGGATACACCGCCATCTGGTCCAGGTTGTTGGCCAGGGCTTCGGCGACAAAGCTCGGCGAGCGATGCTTGGGCTCGCCGATGGACAGCGCGATAGGGCGCTTGGCCGGGTTCGGCTGGACGCCGCCGAGCAGGGCGCGGAGTTTCTCGAACGGGTAGGGCTGCAGCTGGTTCAGAGCGTTGTTCATCGGTGCGGTGTCTCACTCAAAGCGGGTCGTGGCGCGTGATCAGATGTTCAGGCGCGTCAAGGCGGTAGGCGGTTCGTGGCTGACGCTGAGCTGTTCGACGATGGCGTCCTGCAGTCGGCTGCACAGCTGGGGATCGGACAGTTGCTGGTTGTTCGCGTCGGTAATGAAGAACACGTCTTCCACGCGCTCGCCCAGGGTGGCGATCTTGGCGTTTTGCAGCGACAGGTCGAACTCCAGGAAAATCTTGCCGATGCGCGCCAGCAGGCCGGGGCGGTCGGGTGCGCTCAGTTCGAGCACGGTGACCGGGCGCTGGGCGTCGTTGTGGATAGTCACTTGCGGCGGGAAGGCGAAGTGCTTGAGCTGGCGCGGTACCCGACGCTGGATGATGGTCGGGTAGTCGTCAGGGTTGCGCAGGGCCTCGGTAAGGCCATCGCGGATCTGCTTGACGCGTTGCGGGTTGTTGCCGATCGAGCCGCCGTCGTTGTCGAGCACGATGTAGGTGTCGAGGGTGAACTGGCTGCTCGAGGTGATGATCCGCGCGTCGTGGATGTTCAGGTTCAACTGGTCCATCGCGGCCACGGTCACGGCGAAGAAATCGTGCTGGTCCGGGGCGTAGATGAAGATCTGCGTGCCACCCTCGAATTCGCGCTGGGTGGTTTCCTTGATCAGCACCAGCGGGCCGCCGTCGGCCGGCTGCTGGAGGATCGCGTCGCTGTGCCAGGCCACGTCGCCGGCGGTGTGGCGCAGGAAGTAGTCGTCCCCCAGCTGCGCCCAGAGCTGCTCGACGTCGTCCGGGTCGGTGCCGGCGCGGACCAGGATGTCCAGCGCCGCGCTTTGCGTCTGGCGGATCTGCTCTTCGCGGTCCACCGGGTTTTCCAGGCCACGGCGCAGGGCGCGCTTGGTCTCGGTGTAGAGCTGGCGCAGCAGGCTGGCGCGCCAGGAGTTCCACAGTGTCGGGTTGGTGGCGTTGATGTCGGAAACCGTCAACACGTACAGATAGTCCAGGCGGGTCTGGTCGACCACGACCTGGGCGAAGTCATGGATGACCTGCGGGTCGGACAGGTCCTTGCGCTGGGCGGTGGTCGACATCACCAGGTGGTTCTGCACCAGCCAGACGATCAGGCGCGTGTCCCACAGCGGCAACTGGTGGCGGATGCAGAAGGCTTCCGCATCCACGGCGCCGATTTCCGAGTGGTCGCCGTGCCGGCCCTTGCCGATGTCGTGGTAGAGCCCGGCCAGGTAGATCAGCTCGGGCTTGGGCAGCTTGGCCATGAGCTTGCTGGCCAGCGGGAATTTTTCCGAAACCTGGGTGTACTGCAGTTTGCGCAGGTGCTTGATCAGGTTCAGGGTGTGGGCGTCGACCGTATAGATGTGGAACAGGTCGTGCTGCATCTGCCCGACGATATGGCCGAACTCTGGCAGGTAACGCCCGAGAATGCCGTAGCGATTCATCCGCCGCAGGTTGCGGTGAATGCCGATCTCGCACTTGAACAGCTCGATGAACAGGCTGGTATTGCGAATGTCATGGCGGAAGTCGTCGTCGATCAGGTGGCGATTTTCGCGCAACAGGCGAATGGTGTCGGCGCGTACGCCCTTGATCTCCGGGTGCTGGGCCATGAGCACGAAGATTTCCAGCATGGCGAACGGCGTGCGGCGGAACACGTTGGCGTTGATCGCTTCGATGTAGCCATCGTGCAGCTGGAAGCGCGAGTTGATCGGCTGCGGCGGCGCTTCGTCTTCCGGGGCGAGGATGACTTCCTCGAAGTGCTGGATGATCAGGTCGCTGAGCTGGGCGATGCTCATCACCACCCGGTAGTACTGCTGCATGAAGCTTTCGATGGCCTGCTTGGCATCGTTGCCTTCGAAGCCCAGCAACTTGGCGATCGAGCGCTGGTGATCGAACAGCAGGCGGTCTTCGGCGCGCCCGGCGAGCATGTGCAGGGCGTAGCGGACCTTCCACAGGAATTCCTGGGACGAAGCCAGCAGCGCGTTCTCGCTTTCCACCAGGAAGCCTTCGCCGGCCAGGGCCCGCAGGTTCAGCGTGCCGTACTGGCGACGGGCGACCCAGAGGATGGTCTGGATGTCCCGCAGGCCGCCGGGCGAGCCTTTGACGTTGGGTTCCAGGTTGTATTCGGTGTCGTTGTACTTGTGGTGCCGGGCCTTCTGTTCGGCGCGCTTGGCCAGGAAGAAGTCCTTGCTCGGCCACATGTGCGCGGTGCTGGTGACGTCGAGCATGCGCTGGCGCAGGCGTTCGGGGCCGCAGATGGTGCGGCTTTCCATCAGGTTGGTAACCACCGTCAGGTCGGCGCGGGCCTCTTCGGCGCATTCCTCCACCGAGCGCACGCTTTGTCCGACCTCCAGGCCGATGTCCCAGAGCAGGGTCAGGAAGCGTTCGATGGGATCGCGGAAAATCTCGTGGTCGGCGCTGTCCAGCAGAATCAGCAGGTCGATGTCCGAGTAGGGGTGCAGCTCGCCACGACCGTAGCCACCGACCGCCACCAGGGCGATGTCGGCGTCTTCGCTCCAGTCGAACTGGTCCCAGGCCTTTTGCAGGATGTTATCGACGAACCAGGCGCGGTCCTCGATGAGCCGGCGGATATCCCGTCCGCTGCGAAAGCGCTCGTCGAGCACTTCACGTGCCTGACGAATGGCTTTCTTGAAGGCGGCGATAGGGCTTGCCTTCAGGGCCAGTTCCGCCTGGAACTGGCCGCGGTCGAACAATTCGGGATCCACCTGCGGCATCGATTGGCTTTCCTTTCTATCTATAGGTAAGGGCGCAGCTGCGTGGATCAGGCCGAGACGCGCGGGATGGTGTCATCGCTGCGCAGGGTGAAGATCTCGTAGCCGGTCTCGGTCACCAGCAGGGTGTGTTCCCACTGCGCGGAGAGCTTGCGGTCCTTGGTGATCGCGGTCCAGCCGTCGCCCAGCACCTTGGTGTCGGCCTTGCCCTGGTTGATCATCGGCTCGATGGTGAAGGTCATGCCGGCTTTCAGTTCCATGCCGGTGCCGGCGCGGCCGTAGTGCAGGATCTGCGGTTCTTCGTGGAACACCTTGCCGATACCGTGGCCGCAGAACTCGCGGACCACCGAGAAGCCGTTCTTTTCAGCGTGCTTCTGGATGACTTCGCCGATGTCGCCCAGGCGGCAGCCCGGCTTGACCAGTTCGATGGCCTTGTACATGCATTCCTGGGTGATCTGCGACAGGCGCTCGGCCCAGACCGGCACGGTGCCGACGTGGAACATGCGGCTGGTATCGCCGTGGTAGCCGTCCTTGATAACGGTGACGTCGATGTTCAGGGTGTCGCCATCCTTCAGCGGCTTCTCGTTCGGGATGCCGTGGCACACCACGTGGTTGATCGAGGTGCAGATGGACTTGGGGAAGCCCTTGTAATTCAGTGGCGCGGGAATCGCGTGCTGCACATTGACGATGTAGTCGTGGCAGATGCGGTCCAGCTCTTCGGTGGTCACACCGGGTTTGACATGCTCGGCAATCATTTCCAGCACTTCGGCGGCCAGTTTGCCGGCGACACGCATTTTTGCGATGTCCTCGGGAGTTTTGAGGGTGACGGTCATACAGGCTCTCTTGACGCTCAGTGGCGCGGATAAACACGGAATGGCTTGAAAACGGTGTATCGAAGGCTGAGCCCGCTGTGGGGTCGCCACGTTTTCAAAAGCCTCAAAGCTGCGATTCTAACAGAGCCCCGGGGCAAATCTGAGGCTCTGTGTGTCGCATCTCTCTATATCAGTGGAGCATTCTGACCCGATTCCAAGGGGGGAGCAAAAAAGCGCTCCGGGGGAAATGAGAATCCGGGTTCCGTTTTTACCCTTCTTGTGGTATAAAATGCGCCGCTTTCCGGGGATGCCCCGAAAAGCCTAAACCCACACACGTGTCGACACGATGACCTGGGTGCCCTCAGCACAAGCTGTTGGTTGGTCATTGGGATGCGTGGAGGCCTAACCCGACTTATTAAGGAACTATCATGTCCCAAGTCAACATGCGCGATATGCTGAAGGCCGGTGTGCACTTCGGTCACCAAACCCGTTACTGGAATCCGAAAATGGGCAAGTACATTTTCGGCGCGCGCAACAAGATTCACATCATCAACCTTGAAAAAACCCTGCCAATGTTCAACGAAGCTCTGACTTTCGTAGAGCGTCTGGCCCAGGGCAAAAACAAGATTCTGTTCGTCGGCACCAAGCGTTCCGCTGGCAAGATCGTTGCTGAAGAAGCAGCACGTTGCGGTTCGCCGTACGTCGATCACCGCTGGTTGGGCGGCATGCTGACCAACTACAAGACCATCCGTGCTTCCATCAAGCGTCTGCGTGACCTGGAAGTTCAGTCGGAAGACGGCACCTTCGCCAAGCTGACCAAGAAAGAGGCGCTGATGCGCACTCGCGATCTGGAAAAGCTGGATCGTAGCCTGGGTGGTATCAAGGACATGGGCGGTCTGCCTGACGCGCTGTTCGTGATCGACGTTGACCACGAGCGCATCGCGATCACCGAAGCCAACAAGCTGGGCATCCCGGTCATCGGCGTTGTCGATACCAACAGCAGCCCGGAAGGCGTTGACTACATCATCCCAGGTAACGATGACGCCATTCGCGCCATCCAGCTGTACATGGGTTCGATGGCAGACGCCGTGATCCGTGGCCGCAACAACGTTGCTGGCGGCACCGAAGTATTCGCTGAAGACGCTCCAGCGCCGGCAGCTGAAGCCTGAGTAACTGACGCTTAGCGTTTACTCAGTACGCAAAAAGGGGGCTAGGCCCCCTTTTTGCCACCTCGAAAATCATTTACCGATGGCGCCCCTGCAGTTCTTGTCATGTGCGGCGGCTATCAAGGGTTTTCGAGAGCGCAGCTCAAGAATTGATCGCCCGTTGAGTCGGGTGGAATGGTTGAAAACCTATCCAAGAGGAATTTGAAAATGGCAGAGATTACTGCAGCGTTGGTTAAAGAACTGCGCGAGCGTACCGGCGAAGGCATGATGGACTGCAAGAAAGCCTTGACCAAGGCTGGCGGCGACATCGAGAAAGCCATTGATGACATGCGTGCTTCGGGCGCCATCAAGGCTGCCAAGAAAGCAGGCAACATCGCTGCTGAAGGCGCCATCGCCATCAAGGACGACGGTAAAGCCGCCGTTCTGCTGGAAGTCAACTCGCAGACCGACTTCCTGGCTCTGCAGGACGACTTCAAGGCATTCGTTGCTGCCAGCGTTGAAAAAGCGTTCGCTGACAAGCTGACCGACGCCGCTCCGCTGATCGAGGCTCAAGAAGCCGATCGTCTGGTTCTGGTTGGTAAAACTGGCGAGAACGTCAACATCCGTCGTCTGGCTCGCGTTGAAGGTGACGTGGTCGGTACTTACCTGCACGGTAACAAGATCGGTGTTGCGGTTGTCCTGAAGGGCGGTTCCGTAGAACTGGCCAAGGACATCGCCATGCACGTGGCTGCAAGCAACCCTGAGTTCCTGCTGCCATCGCAAGTTTCCGCTGAAGCCATCGAGCGCGAAAAAGCCGTGTTCCTGCAGCTGAACGAAGACAAGATGAAAGGCAAGCCAGCCGAAATCGTTGAAAAAATGATCGGTGGCCGTATCAGCAAGTTCCTGGCCGAAGCCAGCCTGGTTGAGCAAGCTTTCGTCAAGGATCCAGAAATCACCGTAGGTGCCCTGGCCAAGAAAGGCGGCGCTGAAATCGTTTCGTTCACCCGCTTCGCGGTAGGTGAAGGCATCGAGAAGAAAGAAGACAACTTCGCTGAGGAAGTTGCTGCACAACTGGCTGCTGCCAAGCAACAGTAAGACGGTTTTTCAACTGTCGCCCGAAAGAGGCTGCCCGCTCACGCGCGCAGCCTCTTTTCAAATGGGGTAACCAATTTAGTTGGTTGCCTTCGGAACTGGTTTACAAAGTCGTGTTCTGATGGCGCTGTGACAGCGTCAAGCTAGAGTGAACGCAGGCTGCAAACAGCTTGCAGAGAATTTTTAAAATACGCCGCAGGAGAGATTCGCAATGGCTCAGCAGGGCAGTGGTTATCAAGCTCGCTATAAACGCATTCTACTCAAGCTTAGCGGCGAGGCCCTGATGGGCTCGGAAGAGTTCGGGATCGACCCTAAGGTGCTGGATCGCATGGCGCTGGAAGTCGGCCAGCTGGTTGGCATCGGTGTTCAGGTCGGTCTGGTCATCGGCGGTGGCAACCTGTTCCGTGGCGCGGCGCTCAGCGCGGCCGGCATGGATCGGGTGACAGGCGACCACATGGGCATGCTGGCCACTGTGATGAACGGCCTGGCCATGCGCGACGCGCTGGAACGTGCGAATATCTCGGCGATCGTCATGTCGGCCATTTCCATGGTCGGTGTGACCGATCACTATGACCGTCGCAAGGCGATGCGTCATCTGAACTCCAAGGAAGTGGTGATCTTCGCTGCCGGTACCGGTAACCCGTTCTTCACGACCGACTCCGCAGCATGCCTGCGGGCGATCGAGATCGATGCCGACGTAGTGCTCAAGGCAACCAAGGTTGACGGTGTATATACCGCAGACCCATTCAAAGACCCGCATGCCGAGAAGTTCGATCATCTGACCTACGATGAAGTACTGGATCGCAAGCTGGGTGTCATGGATCTGACGGCGATCTGCCTGTGCCGCGACCATAAGATGCCGTTGCGTGTATTCAACATGAACAAGCCCGGCGCCCTGCTGAACATCGTGCATGGCGGCGCTGAAGGAACCCTGATCGAGGAAGGCGAACAATGATCAACGAAATCAAGAAAGACGCTCAAGAGCGCATGAAGAAGTCCCTGGAGTCGCTGGCGCATGCGTTCGGCCAGATCCGCACCGGCAAGGCGCACCCGAGCATCCTGGGTAGCGTGATGGTGCCTTACTATGGCACTGACACTCCGTTGAGCGGTGTGGCCAGTGTTACCGTGAAAGACTCTCAGACCCTGCAGGTGGTGCCGTTCGAGCGCAACATGCTTGGGGCAATCGACAAGGCTATCGGCAGTGCTGGCCTGAACCTCAATCCGACCAATCTTGGCGAGCTGCTGCTGATCAAAATGGCGCCGCTGACTGAAGAAACCCGTAAAGGCTTCACCAAGCAGGCGCGTGCCGCTGCTGAAGATGCCCGTGTTGCTGTGCGCAATATTCGCCGCGATGCCTTGGGTGATTTGAAAAAACTGTCCAAGGACAAGGAAATCAGTGAAGACGAAGAGCGTCGCGCCGGTGCAGAGATCGACAAGCTGATCAAAGAGTTCGAGGCTCAGATCGCTAAGGCAACTGAAGAAAAAGAAAAGGACCTGATGGCCGTATAAGGGTCGGGCTTTAAATGGACAAGACCAAGCAGAGTGCGCCGTCCTCGGTGCCGCGCCATGTCGCGATCATCATGGATGGCAACAATCGCTGGGCGAAAAAACGCTTCATGCCCGGCGTCGCCGGGCACAAGGCGGGTGTGGATGCCGTGCGGGCGGTGATCGAGGTCTGTGCCGAGGCCAGGGTCGAAGTGCTGACCCTGTTCGCCTTCTCCAGTGAAAACTGGCAGCGGCCGGCCGATGAGGTCAGTGCCTTGATGGACCTGTTCTTCAAGGCGTTGCGCCGCGAGGCCAAGCGCCTCAACGAGAACAACATCAGCCTGCGCATCATCGGCGATCGTTCGCGTTTCCATCCTGAGTTGCAGGCGGCGATGCGCGAGGCGGAGGCAATGACCGCAGGCAGTGACCGCTTCATTCTGCAGATCGCCGCCAACTATGGCGGTCAGTGGGATATCGCCCAGGCCGCTCAGCGCCTGGCGCGGGAAGTCCAGGCAGGGCACCTGCGCCCTGACGACATTACCCCTGAGTTGTTGCAAACCTGCCTGGCGACTGGCGACCTGCCGTTGCCGGACCTGTGCATCCGTACGGGCGGCGAGCACCGCATCAGCAATTTCCTGCTCTGGCAGCTGGCTTATGCCGAGCTGTACTTCTCCGACCTGTTCTGGCCGGACTTCAAACACGATGCCATGCGCGCCGCGCTGGCCGATTACGCTTCTCGCCAGCGCCGCTTCGGTAAAACGAGCGAGCAGGTCGAAGCTGGAGCCCGGGTTTAATGCTCAAACAACGAATCATTACTGCGCTGATCCTGCTGCCGATCGCCTTGTGCGGTTTTTTCCTGCTAGAAGGTTCCGTCTTCGCCCTGTTTATCGGGCTGGTGGTGACCCTCGGGGCCTGGGAGTGGGCGCGCCTGGCGGGTTTCGAGGCTCAGCCGACCCGTATTGCCTATGCGGTAGTGGTCGCTGCGCTGTTGTTCCTGATGCAGCTGTTGCCGGGTATCGCGCCTTGGGTGCTTGGTGCTGCGGTGCTCTGGTGGGGACTGGCGACTTTCCTGGTGCTCACCTATCCGCGTACCAGTGAGCATTGGGCTGGTGCCGCGGCCAAGCTGGTGATCGGCCTGCTGATTCTGCTGCCGGCCTGGCAAGGCCTGGTCTTCATCAAGCAGCAGCCTTTGGGTAACTGGTTGATCATGGCGGTGATGGTGCTGGTCTGGGGCGCCGATATCGGTGCCTACTTTTCCGGCAAGGCGTTCGGCAAGCGCAAGCTGGCGCCGCAGGTCAGCCCGGGCAAGAGCTGGGAAGGGGTGTACGGCGGTCTGCTGCTGAGCCTGGTGATCGCTGCGGTGGTCGGTCTGGTTGCAGGCTGGTCCGTCGGGCAGATCATCCTTGGTTTGCTGGGCGCGGCTGTCGTGGTGTTCATTTCGGTGGTCGGCGACCTGACCGAAAGCATGTTCAAGCGCCAGGCCGGGATCAAGGACAGCAGTAACCTGCTGCCGGGTCATGGTGGCGTGCTTGATCGTATCGACAGCCTGACCGCGGCCATTCCGGTATTCGCCGTACTGTTGTGGATGGCTGCATTGTGAGTCGCCCACAGCAGATTACGGTTCTCGGGGCCACCGGCTCTATCGGCCTCAGTACGCTGGACGTCATTGCCCGCCATCCCGAGCGTTATCAGGTCTTCGCCCTGAGCGGTTTCAGTCGTCTGGCCGAGCTGCTGGCGCTCTGTCTCCGTCATGCTCCGCGTTTTGCCGTCGTCCCGCATATCGCTGCCGCGCGCAGCCTGCAGGAAGACTTGCGCAATGCCGGTTCGCGCACCCGTGTACTGGTGGGCGAGGAGGGCCTGTGTGAAGTGGCGTCCGCCCCTGAAGTCGATGCGGTCATGGCGGCTATCGTCGGTGCCGCGGGCTTGCGTCCGACCCTGGCTGCCGTCGAGGCTGGCAAGAAAATTCTCCTGGCCAATAAAGAAGCACTGGTCATGTCCGGCGCGCTGTTCATGCAGGCGGTGGGCAAGAGTGGTTCGGTATTGCTGCCCATTGATAGTGAGCACAATGCCATCTTCCAGTGCATGCCCGCGGACTTTTCCCGTGGGTTGAGCAATGTAGGGGTGCGGCGCATTTTGCTGACCGCATCCGGTGGCCCGTTCCGGCAAACTCCGCTGGCCGATCTGGAACAGGTAACGCCCGAGCAGGCATGTGCCCACCCCAACTGGTCGATGGGGCGCAAGATTTCCGTCGATTCGGCCAGCATGATGAACAAAGGCCTCGAACTGATCGAGGCGTGCTGGCTGTTCGATGCCAAGCCTGCCCAGGTCGAGGTGGTGATTCATCCGCAAAGCGTGATTCACTCGCTCGTCGACTATGTGGACGGTTCGGTGCTGGCCCAGTTGGGTAACCCGGATATGCGCACGCCGATCGCCAATGCCCTGGCCTGGCCGGAGCGGATCGACTCGGGCGTGCCTCCGCTGGATCTGTTCGCCGTGGCGCGCCTGGATTTCCAGGCGCCTGATGAAGAGCGGTTCCCGTGCTTGCGCCTGGCGCGCCAGGCCGCGGAGGCTGGCAACAGCGCTCCGGCCATGTTGAATGCCGCCAACGAGGTAGCTGTTGCCGCGTTTCTCGAACGGCGCATCCGCTACCCCGAGATCGCGAGTATCATCGAAGAAGTTTTAAGCCTTGAACCGGTTGCCGCAGTCGATGAGCTGAGCGCCGTGTTCGCGGCGGACGCCAAAGCCCGTGCCCTGGCTGAGCAGTGGTTGGGTCGCAACAGCCGGTAAGTTGCGACAAGCCCGAGCGTATCGGTACTGGATAGGATTGCGGAGAAAGTAGATGAGCGCGCTCTATATGATTGTCGGCACCCTGATCGCCCTGGGTGTGCTGGTCACCTTCCATGAATTCGGTCACTTCTGGGTGGCGCGTCGTTGCGGCGTCAAGGTTCTGCGTTTTTCCGTGGGCTTCGGCATGCCGCTGCTGCGTTGGTATGACCGGCAAGGTACCGAATTCGTGATTGCCGCCATTCCGCTGGGTGGCTACGTGAAGATGCTCGACGAGCGCGAAGGCGAGGTGCCTGTCGACCAGCTCGATCAATCGTTCAATCGCAAGTCGGTGCGCCAGCGTATCGCCATCGTTGCCGCCGGTCCTGTCGCCAACTTCCTGCTGGCACTGGTGTTCTTCTGGGGACTGGCGATGCTCGGTACCGAGCAGGTGCGTCCGGTCATCGGCAGTGTCGAGTCTGGAAGCATCGCCGCCAAGGCTGGCTTGAGTCCTGGCCAGGAAATCGTTGCAATCGATGGCGAGCCCACCGTGGGCTGGTCGGCGGTCAACCTGCAGCTGATTCGACGTCTGGGCGAAAGCGGTACCTTGCAGTTGCTGGTGCGTGAGCAGGGTTCGACCGCCGATTCGCCGCGCGAGCTGGTGCTCGACAACTGGCTCAAGGGTACCGATGAACCTGATCCTATTCGTTCCTTGGGGATTCGCCCCTGGCGCCCGGCGCTCGCCCCCGTTCTGGCCGAACTCGATCCGAAAGGCCCGGCCCAGGCGGCTGGCCTGAAAACCGGCGATCGCCTGCTGGCGCTGGATGGTCAGGTGTTGACCGATTGGCAGCAGGTCGTCGACTGGGTGCGTGTACGTCCTGATACCAAAATTGTGCTGCACGTCGAGCGTGATGGTGCTCAAATCGACGTCCCGGTGACCCTGGCCGCACGCGGTAAAGAGAAGGTCGCCAGTGGTTATCTGGGAGCTGGGGTGAAGGCGGTCGATTGGCCGCCGGAAATGCTTCGCGAGGTCAGTTATGGTCCACTGGCCGCCATTGGCGAGGGTGCCCGGCGTACTTGGACCATGAGCGTGCTGACCCTCGATTCACTGAAGAAAATGTTGTTCGGCGAGCTCTCGGTAAAAAACTTGAGTGGACCGATAACCATTGCTAAAGTGGCGGGCGCTTCTGCCCAGTCGGGCGTTGCTGATTTCTTGAATTTCCTTGCTTATCTGAGTATTAGCCTAGGGGTTCTGAACTTGCTGCCCATTCCTGTACTGGATGGGGGGCATCTGTTGTTTTATCTGATCGAGTGGGCGCGTGGTCGTCCC harbors:
- the rpsB gene encoding 30S ribosomal protein S2, which translates into the protein MSQVNMRDMLKAGVHFGHQTRYWNPKMGKYIFGARNKIHIINLEKTLPMFNEALTFVERLAQGKNKILFVGTKRSAGKIVAEEAARCGSPYVDHRWLGGMLTNYKTIRASIKRLRDLEVQSEDGTFAKLTKKEALMRTRDLEKLDRSLGGIKDMGGLPDALFVIDVDHERIAITEANKLGIPVIGVVDTNSSPEGVDYIIPGNDDAIRAIQLYMGSMADAVIRGRNNVAGGTEVFAEDAPAPAAEA
- the frr gene encoding ribosome recycling factor — translated: MINEIKKDAQERMKKSLESLAHAFGQIRTGKAHPSILGSVMVPYYGTDTPLSGVASVTVKDSQTLQVVPFERNMLGAIDKAIGSAGLNLNPTNLGELLLIKMAPLTEETRKGFTKQARAAAEDARVAVRNIRRDALGDLKKLSKDKEISEDEERRAGAEIDKLIKEFEAQIAKATEEKEKDLMAV
- the pyrH gene encoding UMP kinase, with amino-acid sequence MAQQGSGYQARYKRILLKLSGEALMGSEEFGIDPKVLDRMALEVGQLVGIGVQVGLVIGGGNLFRGAALSAAGMDRVTGDHMGMLATVMNGLAMRDALERANISAIVMSAISMVGVTDHYDRRKAMRHLNSKEVVIFAAGTGNPFFTTDSAACLRAIEIDADVVLKATKVDGVYTADPFKDPHAEKFDHLTYDEVLDRKLGVMDLTAICLCRDHKMPLRVFNMNKPGALLNIVHGGAEGTLIEEGEQ
- the uppS gene encoding polyprenyl diphosphate synthase is translated as MDKTKQSAPSSVPRHVAIIMDGNNRWAKKRFMPGVAGHKAGVDAVRAVIEVCAEARVEVLTLFAFSSENWQRPADEVSALMDLFFKALRREAKRLNENNISLRIIGDRSRFHPELQAAMREAEAMTAGSDRFILQIAANYGGQWDIAQAAQRLAREVQAGHLRPDDITPELLQTCLATGDLPLPDLCIRTGGEHRISNFLLWQLAYAELYFSDLFWPDFKHDAMRAALADYASRQRRFGKTSEQVEAGARV
- the rseP gene encoding sigma E protease regulator RseP, with the protein product MSALYMIVGTLIALGVLVTFHEFGHFWVARRCGVKVLRFSVGFGMPLLRWYDRQGTEFVIAAIPLGGYVKMLDEREGEVPVDQLDQSFNRKSVRQRIAIVAAGPVANFLLALVFFWGLAMLGTEQVRPVIGSVESGSIAAKAGLSPGQEIVAIDGEPTVGWSAVNLQLIRRLGESGTLQLLVREQGSTADSPRELVLDNWLKGTDEPDPIRSLGIRPWRPALAPVLAELDPKGPAQAAGLKTGDRLLALDGQVLTDWQQVVDWVRVRPDTKIVLHVERDGAQIDVPVTLAARGKEKVASGYLGAGVKAVDWPPEMLREVSYGPLAAIGEGARRTWTMSVLTLDSLKKMLFGELSVKNLSGPITIAKVAGASAQSGVADFLNFLAYLSISLGVLNLLPIPVLDGGHLLFYLIEWARGRPLSDRVQGWGIQIGISLVVGVMLLALVNDLGRL
- a CDS encoding [protein-PII] uridylyltransferase, encoding MPQVDPELFDRGQFQAELALKASPIAAFKKAIRQAREVLDERFRSGRDIRRLIEDRAWFVDNILQKAWDQFDWSEDADIALVAVGGYGRGELHPYSDIDLLILLDSADHEIFRDPIERFLTLLWDIGLEVGQSVRSVEECAEEARADLTVVTNLMESRTICGPERLRQRMLDVTSTAHMWPSKDFFLAKRAEQKARHHKYNDTEYNLEPNVKGSPGGLRDIQTILWVARRQYGTLNLRALAGEGFLVESENALLASSQEFLWKVRYALHMLAGRAEDRLLFDHQRSIAKLLGFEGNDAKQAIESFMQQYYRVVMSIAQLSDLIIQHFEEVILAPEDEAPPQPINSRFQLHDGYIEAINANVFRRTPFAMLEIFVLMAQHPEIKGVRADTIRLLRENRHLIDDDFRHDIRNTSLFIELFKCEIGIHRNLRRMNRYGILGRYLPEFGHIVGQMQHDLFHIYTVDAHTLNLIKHLRKLQYTQVSEKFPLASKLMAKLPKPELIYLAGLYHDIGKGRHGDHSEIGAVDAEAFCIRHQLPLWDTRLIVWLVQNHLVMSTTAQRKDLSDPQVIHDFAQVVVDQTRLDYLYVLTVSDINATNPTLWNSWRASLLRQLYTETKRALRRGLENPVDREEQIRQTQSAALDILVRAGTDPDDVEQLWAQLGDDYFLRHTAGDVAWHSDAILQQPADGGPLVLIKETTQREFEGGTQIFIYAPDQHDFFAVTVAAMDQLNLNIHDARIITSSSQFTLDTYIVLDNDGGSIGNNPQRVKQIRDGLTEALRNPDDYPTIIQRRVPRQLKHFAFPPQVTIHNDAQRPVTVLELSAPDRPGLLARIGKIFLEFDLSLQNAKIATLGERVEDVFFITDANNQQLSDPQLCSRLQDAIVEQLSVSHEPPTALTRLNI
- the tsf gene encoding translation elongation factor Ts; the encoded protein is MAEITAALVKELRERTGEGMMDCKKALTKAGGDIEKAIDDMRASGAIKAAKKAGNIAAEGAIAIKDDGKAAVLLEVNSQTDFLALQDDFKAFVAASVEKAFADKLTDAAPLIEAQEADRLVLVGKTGENVNIRRLARVEGDVVGTYLHGNKIGVAVVLKGGSVELAKDIAMHVAASNPEFLLPSQVSAEAIEREKAVFLQLNEDKMKGKPAEIVEKMIGGRISKFLAEASLVEQAFVKDPEITVGALAKKGGAEIVSFTRFAVGEGIEKKEDNFAEEVAAQLAAAKQQ
- the map gene encoding type I methionyl aminopeptidase, with the protein product MTVTLKTPEDIAKMRVAGKLAAEVLEMIAEHVKPGVTTEELDRICHDYIVNVQHAIPAPLNYKGFPKSICTSINHVVCHGIPNEKPLKDGDTLNIDVTVIKDGYHGDTSRMFHVGTVPVWAERLSQITQECMYKAIELVKPGCRLGDIGEVIQKHAEKNGFSVVREFCGHGIGKVFHEEPQILHYGRAGTGMELKAGMTFTIEPMINQGKADTKVLGDGWTAITKDRKLSAQWEHTLLVTETGYEIFTLRSDDTIPRVSA
- the ispC gene encoding 1-deoxy-D-xylulose-5-phosphate reductoisomerase, with amino-acid sequence MSRPQQITVLGATGSIGLSTLDVIARHPERYQVFALSGFSRLAELLALCLRHAPRFAVVPHIAAARSLQEDLRNAGSRTRVLVGEEGLCEVASAPEVDAVMAAIVGAAGLRPTLAAVEAGKKILLANKEALVMSGALFMQAVGKSGSVLLPIDSEHNAIFQCMPADFSRGLSNVGVRRILLTASGGPFRQTPLADLEQVTPEQACAHPNWSMGRKISVDSASMMNKGLELIEACWLFDAKPAQVEVVIHPQSVIHSLVDYVDGSVLAQLGNPDMRTPIANALAWPERIDSGVPPLDLFAVARLDFQAPDEERFPCLRLARQAAEAGNSAPAMLNAANEVAVAAFLERRIRYPEIASIIEEVLSLEPVAAVDELSAVFAADAKARALAEQWLGRNSR
- a CDS encoding phosphatidate cytidylyltransferase, coding for MLKQRIITALILLPIALCGFFLLEGSVFALFIGLVVTLGAWEWARLAGFEAQPTRIAYAVVVAALLFLMQLLPGIAPWVLGAAVLWWGLATFLVLTYPRTSEHWAGAAAKLVIGLLILLPAWQGLVFIKQQPLGNWLIMAVMVLVWGADIGAYFSGKAFGKRKLAPQVSPGKSWEGVYGGLLLSLVIAAVVGLVAGWSVGQIILGLLGAAVVVFISVVGDLTESMFKRQAGIKDSSNLLPGHGGVLDRIDSLTAAIPVFAVLLWMAAL